Within Thermus filiformis, the genomic segment CAACCCGGAGGAGCTCTCCGTGGCCGGCCTCCTTCTTCCCCCGCCCGTGGCCAACCGGGTGATCCACTACTCTTGGGAGGTCTCCCCCCGGGAGTGGGCCCAGGGCATGCGCCAGGGCTTTGAGCGCTTTTACCAGGACCTCCCCCCGCCCCCACCCCGGGAGTCGTTGGAGGCCCAAATCCAAAAGGCCAAGACCCTGGTGGCCTCGTACATCGAGCGCAACCCCACCGCCCTGCACCGCTTCCCCCAGGACCGCCTCCACGGCCCCTGGCCCTCTCCCAGGTCCTGGGAGCTCCTGGCCCGGTTCCTGGGGGCCGCCTGGGCCCTGGGCTTTGATGAAGAGGTCCAGGCCGCGGGGGCCTGGGGGGCGGTGGGGGAGGAGGGCTACGGCTTCATGACCTTCCTCAGGGAGCTAGACCTCCCGCCGGTGGAGGAGCTCCTGGCCGACCCCCATAGGCTTCCGGTCAGGGAGGACTCTGCCTACGTCAGCATGATGAACGTGGCCAGCCACGTGGTGCACAACCCCACCCCCTGGAACTGGCAGCAGGCCTGGAGGGTCCTGAAGCACGCGGCCGAACAAAGGAAGGCCGACCTGGCCGCCCGGGCCGCCCAGCTTTTGGTGGAGGCTTACAACAACTTCCTCCCTGAGGTGCGGAGTTCCCTCCCCATACCCAGGAGCGAGCTTTCGGCCTTCCGGGAGCTCATCGAGGCCATCCGGTCCTTCTAGGGGAGGTGGGGCGTGCACCCCATCCGTCGGGTGAACGCAGGGGAAGGGGAGACCGCCCGCTTCCGCACGGCCCGGGTGGTCCTGGCCCGCAAGTGGCCCTACTT encodes:
- a CDS encoding ATP-binding protein; the protein is MRDGVQTSASYRTHVRVILTALTARVPLYIEGAPGGGKTATVEAVARWLKRPLVTVIGATRDRTDFGGWPRYSPEEDRVKLYPFPWVQELVEAGERGILFIDEMNSNEDIFPVLLRVLAERYIGDIRFHGDILAAGNPEELSVAGLLLPPPVANRVIHYSWEVSPREWAQGMRQGFERFYQDLPPPPPRESLEAQIQKAKTLVASYIERNPTALHRFPQDRLHGPWPSPRSWELLARFLGAAWALGFDEEVQAAGAWGAVGEEGYGFMTFLRELDLPPVEELLADPHRLPVREDSAYVSMMNVASHVVHNPTPWNWQQAWRVLKHAAEQRKADLAARAAQLLVEAYNNFLPEVRSSLPIPRSELSAFRELIEAIRSF